Proteins co-encoded in one Pocillopora verrucosa isolate sample1 chromosome 1, ASM3666991v2, whole genome shotgun sequence genomic window:
- the LOC131788722 gene encoding LOW QUALITY PROTEIN: zinc finger protein 420-like (The sequence of the model RefSeq protein was modified relative to this genomic sequence to represent the inferred CDS: inserted 2 bases in 1 codon) yields the protein MSTSGKKPYQCKTCNQYFVKKGNLQRHERSHTRGKPYQCKTCDKCFHRQRDLEVHERSHTGEKPYQCKSCDKWFSYKRNQHRHERSHTGERPYQCKTCDKGFAQKSDLTVHERSHTGEKPYQCKSCDKGFSDKRNLHRHERSHTGEKPYQCKTCDKGFAQKGHLTLHERSHTGEKPYQCKSCDKWFSDKTNLHRHERSHTGEKPYQCKTCDKWFTRKETLKAHMRSHTGEKPYQCKTCDKCFAQKGDLTVHERFHTGEKPYQCKTCDKWFAQKCHLTVHERSHTGEKPYQCKTCDKGFAQKGHLTLHERSHTGEKPYQCNSCDKWFSDKRNLHRHERSHTGERPYQCKTCDKGFAQKIHLTVHERSHTGEKPYQCKTCDKGFAQKGDLTVHERSHTGEKPYQCKACDKGFAQKIHLTVHERSHTGEKPYQCKTCDKGFAQKGHLTLHERSHTGEKPYQCKSCDKWFSHKRNLHRHERSHTGEKPYQCKACDKWFTQKGKLQRHEKLHSGQHDETFTCWICQEELSSESQLINHYEEHMKFPXDFIVDKSI from the exons atgtccactTCTGGGAAAAAGCCATATCAGTGCAAAACTTGTAACcagtattttgtaaaaaaaggaaatctacAAAGACATGAGAGATCTCACACTAGAGgaaagccataccagtgcaaaacctGTGACAAGTGCTTTCATAGACAAAGAGATCTAGAGGTTCATGagagatcccacactggagagaagccataccagtgtaaaagctgtgacaagtggtttagttataaaagaaatcaacatagacatgaaagatcccacactggagagaggccataccagtgcaaaacttgtgacaaagggTTTGCGCAAAAGAGTgatctaacagtacatgaaagatcccacacaggagagaagccataccagtgtaaaAGCTGTGATAAGGGGTTTAGTGATAAAAGAAATCTAcatagacatgaaagatcccacactggagagaagccataccagtgcaaaacttgtgacaaagggTTTGCACAAAAGGGTCATCTAACattacatgaaagatcccacactggagagaagccataccagtgtaaaagctgtgacaagtggtttagtGATAAAACAAATCTAcatagacatgaaagatcccacactggagagaaacCATACCAGTGTAAGACATGTGATAAGTGGTTTACACGAAAAGAAACTCTAAAAGCACATAtgagatcccacactggagagaagccataccagtgcaaaacttgtgacaagtgcTTTGCACAAAAGGGTgatctaacagtacatgaaagattccacactggagagaagccataccagtgtaaaacttgtgacaagtggtttgcACAAAAATGTCATCTAACAGTACacgaaagatcccacactggagagaagccataccagtgcaaaacttgtgacaaagggTTTGCACAAAAGGGTCATCTAACattacatgaaagatcccacactggagagaagccataccagtgtaacagctgtgacaagtggtttagtgataaaagaaatctacatagacatgaaagatcccacactggagagaggccataccagtgcaaaacttgtgacaaagggTTTGCACAAAAAATTCATCTAACAGTACacgaaagatcccacactggagagaagccataccagtgcaaaacttgtgacaaagggtttgcacaaaagggtgatctaacagtacatgaaagatcccacactggagagaagccataccagtgcaaagcTTGTGACAAAGGGTTTGCACAAAAAATTCATCTAACAGTACacgaaagatcccacactggagagaagccataccagtgcaaaacttgtgacaaagggTTTGCACAAAAGGGTCATCTAACattacatgaaagatcccacactggagagaagccataccagtgtaaaagctgtgacaagtggtttagtcataaaagaaatctacatagacatgaaagatcccacactggagagaagccataccagtgcaaagcttgtgacaagtggtttactCAGAAGGGAAAACTACAAAGACATGAAAAATTGCACTCTGGACAGCATGATGAAACATTTACTTGTTGGATTTGTCAGGAGGAACTGAGCAGTGAATCCCAGCTCATTAACCACTACGAAGAACACATGAAGTTCCC TGATTTTATTGTTGATAAGTCTATCTGA